A genomic region of Stigmatopora nigra isolate UIUO_SnigA chromosome 16, RoL_Snig_1.1, whole genome shotgun sequence contains the following coding sequences:
- the cnksr2a gene encoding connector enhancer of kinase suppressor of ras 2 isoform X3, with the protein MALVMEPVSKWTASQVVDWMKGLDDCLQQYVCVFERGGVCGERLLRISHAELEDLGVSRIGHQELILEAVDLLCALNSGLETESVRTLAHKLGASAKNLQNFISGRRRSSQSESRTSRRLPNDLLTSVVDLITAAKSLLAWLDRSPFATVADYSVTRNNVIQLCLELTTIVQQDCTVFETENKILHVCKTLSEVCEHIVCVSSDPVVSQSAHLELVHLSNVKASDGLGMYIKSTYDGLHVITGTTEGSPADRCKKIHAGDEVIQVNHQTVVGWQLRNLVGSLRADKGVVSLTLKKRPQSTLSSAPALLKNMRWKPLALQPTRSPGSGSATPSGTPTKTSALQDLYIPPPPMEPYVPRSAPETAFLTGDDAVTSTAEEASRVHVSLAKRSDSPNSFLDQESRQREEEEPVYCTTPTYGRLRPISMPVECSWGGDYEDPAKLHRESHRDATLMRYAGSTGVDERPVVVADYASHTARPGKRTNDTAKRAKRRSHHSQSPSHYILQANQRQSPPRDPASIYHTYQQASSLQTKTRKKYKGRSLAGLSRRRVSCKALGRGDCEGWLWRKRDAKGYFSQKWKKYWFVLKDNCLYWYINEEDEKAEGFVSLPEFKIDRASECRKKYAFKACHPKIKSFFFAADGVDDMNRWLSRLNMAAVGYAERERIRQDQDYWSESEHEDDAPSSPKQDSPPPPYDTYPRPPSEDFLCAETSSAEPQYHPCPLGGGTLHSGRRPGGSNSSDATYRCDPLEYRSSPAGGSSETGSPGRSSSSQRRSWQDLIETPLTEAGLHYLQTGPLEDAVFAEPFPSTPTAMSTGGVYTLPAPRSVPLPAATQRLLPTPEGGGKHRSYTLPRDSNIHTLLAAPVGEERRPHGGEQRDTYDENTQMTNCGVSSGGSEGASLGDLFRACEQGGVSPLGREAEARGQSEFRQSFLRRTADPQLNDRLHRLRILNSTLKDREGELVLIDRLLARPQLSSVEFQEWKRAYRELFSMTPDEIEIEPESDVEPGTPTTPSLAHTHSYIETHV; encoded by the exons ATGGCGCTGGTGATGGAGCCGGTCAGCAAGTGGACGGCAAGCCAGGTGGTGGACTGGATGAAAG GCTTGGACGACTGCCTGCAGCAGTACGTGTGCGTGTTCGAGCGTGGCGGCGTGTGCGGCGAGCGGCTGCTGCGGATCAGCCATGCCGAGCTGGAGGACTTGGGGGTATCCCGCATTGGGCACCAGGAGCTCATCTTGGAGGCTGTTGACCTGCTCTGCGCACTG AACTCGGGCCTGGAAACAGAGAGCGTCAGGACACTGGCCCACAAGCTGGGCGCCTCAGCCAAAAACCTCCAGAACTTCATTTCTGGCCGGCGCCGAAGCAGCCAATCAGAGAGCAGGACATCGAGAAGGCTCCCCAACGACTTGCTGACTTCCGTGGTGGACCTCATCACCGCCGCCAAGAGCCTTCTGGCCTGGTTGGACAG GTCTCCTTTCGCTACGGTGGCGGATTACTCGGTAACACGGAATAATGTCATCCAGCTTTGCTTGGAGCTCACCACCATCGTGCAGCAG GACTGTACGGTGTTCGAGACGGAGAATAAAATCCTGCACGTG TGCAAGACTCTATCCGAAGTTTGCGAGCACATTGTTTGCGTCTCATCAGACCCGGTGGTCTCTCAGTCGGCCCACCTGGAACTGGTCCACCTCTCCAACGTCAAAGCATCCGACGGCCTG GGAATGTACATCAAGTCGACCTACGACGGCCTCCACGTCATCACCGGGACGACGGAAGGG TCTCCGGCCGACCGCTGTAAGAAAATACACGCGGGAGATGAAGTCATTCAAGTCAATCACCAGACTGTg GTGGGCTGGCAACTCCGCAACCTGGTGGGCTCTCTTCGAGCCGACAAGGGCGTGGTGTCCCTAACGCTGAAGAAACGCCCGCAAAGCACCCTCAGCTCGGCGCCGGCCCTCCTCAAGAACATGCGCTGGAAGCCGCTAGCCCTTCAG CCGACCAGAAGCCCAGGCAGCGGTTCAGCCACGCCATCAGGCACCCCCACCAAGACCTCTGCCCTTCAAGACCTTTATATTCCACCTCCACCCATGGAGCCCTATGTGCCAAGGTCAGCCCCAGAAACAGCGTTCCTTACCGG GGACGATGCGGTCACCTCGACTGCGGAAGAGGCATCCCGCGTACATGTCAGCTTGGCTAAGCGATCCGACTCGCCTAATTCCTTCCTGGATCAAGAATCCCGGCaacgggaggaggaggagcctgtTTACTGCACCACGCCGACATACG GCAGGCTAAGGCCTATCTCCATGCCGGTGGAGTGCAGTTGGGGGGGCGACTACGAAGACCCCGCTAAACTTCATCGGGAAAGCCATAGAG ACGCTACGCTAATGCGCTACGCCGGCTCGACGGGCGTAGACGAGCGCCCCGTGGTCGTCGCCGACTACGCCTCACACACGGCGCGTCCGGGAAAGCGAACAAACGACACGGCCAAACGGGCTAAAAGACGTAGCCACCATAGCCAAAGCCCCTCCCACTACATTCTCCAAGCTAATCAGAGACAGTCGCCACCAAGAGACCCCGCCTCCATTTACCac ACATATCAACAGGCCTCTTCCCTACAGACCAAGACGCGTAAGAAATACAAAG GACGAAGTTTAGCGGGTTTGAGCCGACGTCGAGTTTCCTGCAAGGCGCTAGGTCGAGGCGATTGCGAAGGCTGGCTTTGGCGCAAAAGGGACGCCAAAGGCTACTTTTCTCAAAAATGGAAGAAGTACTGGTTCGTTCTCAAGGACAACTGCCTGTATTGGTACATCAACGAAGAG GATGAAAAAGCAGAGGGCTTCGTCAGCCTTCCCGAGTTTAAAATCGACCGTGCTAGCGAATGCCGAAAAAAATA TGCTTTTAAAGCATGTCACCCCAAAATCAAGAGTTTCTTTTTTGCGGCGGATGGCGTGGATGACATGAACAG atgGCTGAGTCGCCTCAACATGGCCGCCGTGGGCTACGCAGAGCGGGAGAGGATTCGTCAAGACCAAG ATTACTGGAGCGAAAGCGAGCATGAAGACGACGCCCCCTCCAGTCCTAAACAAGATAGCCCCCCACCTCCCTATGATACGTACCCGCGCCCCCCGTCG GAAGATTTCCTTTGCGCCGAAACGTCTTCCGCCGAGCCGCAGTACCACCCCTGCCCCCTAGGTGGCGGCACCTTGCACAGCGGGAGGAGACCGGGAGGAAGCAACAGCAGCGACGCGACATACCGATGCGACCCGTTGGAg TACCGCTCCAGTCCAGCAGGAGGCAGCAGCGAAACAGGCTCACCGGGACGCTCGTCTTCATCCCAGAGACGCTCTTGGCAGGACTTGATCGAAACGCCATTGACGGAAGCTGGGTTGCACTATTTGCAAACGGGACCGCTCG aaGACGCCGTCTTCGCCGAGCCTTTTCCATCCACCCCCACGGCCATGTCGACTGGCGGCGTCTACACGCTCCCCGCTCCGAGAAGCGTCCCGTTGCCCGCCGCTACGCAACGTCTCCTACCTACGCCGGAAGGAGGCGGGAAACACCGCAGCTACACGTTGCCACGCGATAGCAACATCCACACGCTACTGGCGGCGCCCGTCGGGGAGGAACGGCGTCCACATGGCGGTGAGCAAAGGGACACGTATGATGAGAATACACAAATGACCAATTGCGGTGTGTCCTCAGGGGGTAGTGAAGGCGCGTCCCTGGGCGACCTGTTCCGGGCGTGCGAGCAAGGCGGCGTGAGTCCGTTGGGCCGGGAAGCGGAAGCCAGAGGGCAGTCCGAGTTCAGGCAGTCCTTTCTGAGGCGGACCGCCGATCCGCAGCTCAATGATCGGCTACACCGCCTGCGCATTCTTAACTCCACCTTGAAG GACAGAGAGGGGGAGCTAGTGCTGATTGACAGGCTCTTGGCCCGCCCACAACTGTCTTCTGTGGAGTTCCAGGAATGGAAACGAGCTTATCGGGAGCTTTTCTCCATGACGCCAGACGAGATCGAGATCGAACCCGAGTCTGACGTCGAGCCGGGGACGCCCACCACGCCCTCGTTAGCTCATACGCACTCTTATATCGAGACGCACGtctaa
- the cnksr2a gene encoding connector enhancer of kinase suppressor of ras 2 isoform X2 — translation MALVMEPVSKWTASQVVDWMKGLDDCLQQYVCVFERGGVCGERLLRISHAELEDLGVSRIGHQELILEAVDLLCALNSGLETESVRTLAHKLGASAKNLQNFISGRRRSSQSESRTSRRLPNDLLTSVVDLITAAKSLLAWLDRSPFATVADYSVTRNNVIQLCLELTTIVQQDCTVFETENKILHVCKTLSEVCEHIVCVSSDPVVSQSAHLELVHLSNVKASDGLGMYIKSTYDGLHVITGTTEGSPADRCKKIHAGDEVIQVNHQTVVGWQLRNLVGSLRADKGVVSLTLKKRPQSTLSSAPALLKNMRWKPLALQPTRSPGSGSATPSGTPTKTSALQDLYIPPPPMEPYVPRSAPETAFLTGDDAVTSTAEEASRVHVSLAKRSDSPNSFLDQESRQREEEEPVYCTTPTYGRLRPISMPVECSWGGDYEDPAKLHRESHRDATLMRYAGSTGVDERPVVVADYASHTARPGKRTNDTAKRAKRRSHHSQSPSHYILQANQRQSPPRDPASIYHTYQQASSLQTKTRKKYKGRSLAGLSRRRVSCKALGRGDCEGWLWRKRDAKGYFSQKWKKYWFVLKDNCLYWYINEEDEKAEGFVSLPEFKIDRASECRKKYAFKACHPKIKSFFFAADGVDDMNRWLSRLNMAAVGYAERERIRQDQDYWSESEHEDDAPSSPKQDSPPPPYDTYPRPPSMSTYTEGRTTRLSSTETSRSRSSQEDFLCAETSSAEPQYHPCPLGGGTLHSGRRPGGSNSSDATYRCDPLEYRSSPAGGSSETGSPGRSSSSQRRSWQDLIETPLTEAGLHYLQTGPLEDAVFAEPFPSTPTAMSTGGVYTLPAPRSVPLPAATQRLLPTPEGGGKHRSYTLPRDSNIHTLLAAPVGEERRPHGGGSEGASLGDLFRACEQGGVSPLGREAEARGQSEFRQSFLRRTADPQLNDRLHRLRILNSTLKDREGELVLIDRLLARPQLSSVEFQEWKRAYRELFSMTPDEIEIEPESDVEPGTPTTPSLAHTHSYIETHV, via the exons ATGGCGCTGGTGATGGAGCCGGTCAGCAAGTGGACGGCAAGCCAGGTGGTGGACTGGATGAAAG GCTTGGACGACTGCCTGCAGCAGTACGTGTGCGTGTTCGAGCGTGGCGGCGTGTGCGGCGAGCGGCTGCTGCGGATCAGCCATGCCGAGCTGGAGGACTTGGGGGTATCCCGCATTGGGCACCAGGAGCTCATCTTGGAGGCTGTTGACCTGCTCTGCGCACTG AACTCGGGCCTGGAAACAGAGAGCGTCAGGACACTGGCCCACAAGCTGGGCGCCTCAGCCAAAAACCTCCAGAACTTCATTTCTGGCCGGCGCCGAAGCAGCCAATCAGAGAGCAGGACATCGAGAAGGCTCCCCAACGACTTGCTGACTTCCGTGGTGGACCTCATCACCGCCGCCAAGAGCCTTCTGGCCTGGTTGGACAG GTCTCCTTTCGCTACGGTGGCGGATTACTCGGTAACACGGAATAATGTCATCCAGCTTTGCTTGGAGCTCACCACCATCGTGCAGCAG GACTGTACGGTGTTCGAGACGGAGAATAAAATCCTGCACGTG TGCAAGACTCTATCCGAAGTTTGCGAGCACATTGTTTGCGTCTCATCAGACCCGGTGGTCTCTCAGTCGGCCCACCTGGAACTGGTCCACCTCTCCAACGTCAAAGCATCCGACGGCCTG GGAATGTACATCAAGTCGACCTACGACGGCCTCCACGTCATCACCGGGACGACGGAAGGG TCTCCGGCCGACCGCTGTAAGAAAATACACGCGGGAGATGAAGTCATTCAAGTCAATCACCAGACTGTg GTGGGCTGGCAACTCCGCAACCTGGTGGGCTCTCTTCGAGCCGACAAGGGCGTGGTGTCCCTAACGCTGAAGAAACGCCCGCAAAGCACCCTCAGCTCGGCGCCGGCCCTCCTCAAGAACATGCGCTGGAAGCCGCTAGCCCTTCAG CCGACCAGAAGCCCAGGCAGCGGTTCAGCCACGCCATCAGGCACCCCCACCAAGACCTCTGCCCTTCAAGACCTTTATATTCCACCTCCACCCATGGAGCCCTATGTGCCAAGGTCAGCCCCAGAAACAGCGTTCCTTACCGG GGACGATGCGGTCACCTCGACTGCGGAAGAGGCATCCCGCGTACATGTCAGCTTGGCTAAGCGATCCGACTCGCCTAATTCCTTCCTGGATCAAGAATCCCGGCaacgggaggaggaggagcctgtTTACTGCACCACGCCGACATACG GCAGGCTAAGGCCTATCTCCATGCCGGTGGAGTGCAGTTGGGGGGGCGACTACGAAGACCCCGCTAAACTTCATCGGGAAAGCCATAGAG ACGCTACGCTAATGCGCTACGCCGGCTCGACGGGCGTAGACGAGCGCCCCGTGGTCGTCGCCGACTACGCCTCACACACGGCGCGTCCGGGAAAGCGAACAAACGACACGGCCAAACGGGCTAAAAGACGTAGCCACCATAGCCAAAGCCCCTCCCACTACATTCTCCAAGCTAATCAGAGACAGTCGCCACCAAGAGACCCCGCCTCCATTTACCac ACATATCAACAGGCCTCTTCCCTACAGACCAAGACGCGTAAGAAATACAAAG GACGAAGTTTAGCGGGTTTGAGCCGACGTCGAGTTTCCTGCAAGGCGCTAGGTCGAGGCGATTGCGAAGGCTGGCTTTGGCGCAAAAGGGACGCCAAAGGCTACTTTTCTCAAAAATGGAAGAAGTACTGGTTCGTTCTCAAGGACAACTGCCTGTATTGGTACATCAACGAAGAG GATGAAAAAGCAGAGGGCTTCGTCAGCCTTCCCGAGTTTAAAATCGACCGTGCTAGCGAATGCCGAAAAAAATA TGCTTTTAAAGCATGTCACCCCAAAATCAAGAGTTTCTTTTTTGCGGCGGATGGCGTGGATGACATGAACAG atgGCTGAGTCGCCTCAACATGGCCGCCGTGGGCTACGCAGAGCGGGAGAGGATTCGTCAAGACCAAG ATTACTGGAGCGAAAGCGAGCATGAAGACGACGCCCCCTCCAGTCCTAAACAAGATAGCCCCCCACCTCCCTATGATACGTACCCGCGCCCCCCGTCG ATGAGCACTTACACGGAAGGCCGAACGACACGACTGTCCTCCACCGAGACGTCTCGATCCCGTTCCTCACAGGAAGATTTCCTTTGCGCCGAAACGTCTTCCGCCGAGCCGCAGTACCACCCCTGCCCCCTAGGTGGCGGCACCTTGCACAGCGGGAGGAGACCGGGAGGAAGCAACAGCAGCGACGCGACATACCGATGCGACCCGTTGGAg TACCGCTCCAGTCCAGCAGGAGGCAGCAGCGAAACAGGCTCACCGGGACGCTCGTCTTCATCCCAGAGACGCTCTTGGCAGGACTTGATCGAAACGCCATTGACGGAAGCTGGGTTGCACTATTTGCAAACGGGACCGCTCG aaGACGCCGTCTTCGCCGAGCCTTTTCCATCCACCCCCACGGCCATGTCGACTGGCGGCGTCTACACGCTCCCCGCTCCGAGAAGCGTCCCGTTGCCCGCCGCTACGCAACGTCTCCTACCTACGCCGGAAGGAGGCGGGAAACACCGCAGCTACACGTTGCCACGCGATAGCAACATCCACACGCTACTGGCGGCGCCCGTCGGGGAGGAACGGCGTCCACATGGCG GGGGTAGTGAAGGCGCGTCCCTGGGCGACCTGTTCCGGGCGTGCGAGCAAGGCGGCGTGAGTCCGTTGGGCCGGGAAGCGGAAGCCAGAGGGCAGTCCGAGTTCAGGCAGTCCTTTCTGAGGCGGACCGCCGATCCGCAGCTCAATGATCGGCTACACCGCCTGCGCATTCTTAACTCCACCTTGAAG GACAGAGAGGGGGAGCTAGTGCTGATTGACAGGCTCTTGGCCCGCCCACAACTGTCTTCTGTGGAGTTCCAGGAATGGAAACGAGCTTATCGGGAGCTTTTCTCCATGACGCCAGACGAGATCGAGATCGAACCCGAGTCTGACGTCGAGCCGGGGACGCCCACCACGCCCTCGTTAGCTCATACGCACTCTTATATCGAGACGCACGtctaa
- the cnksr2a gene encoding connector enhancer of kinase suppressor of ras 2 isoform X1: MALVMEPVSKWTASQVVDWMKGLDDCLQQYVCVFERGGVCGERLLRISHAELEDLGVSRIGHQELILEAVDLLCALNSGLETESVRTLAHKLGASAKNLQNFISGRRRSSQSESRTSRRLPNDLLTSVVDLITAAKSLLAWLDRSPFATVADYSVTRNNVIQLCLELTTIVQQDCTVFETENKILHVCKTLSEVCEHIVCVSSDPVVSQSAHLELVHLSNVKASDGLGMYIKSTYDGLHVITGTTEGSPADRCKKIHAGDEVIQVNHQTVVGWQLRNLVGSLRADKGVVSLTLKKRPQSTLSSAPALLKNMRWKPLALQPTRSPGSGSATPSGTPTKTSALQDLYIPPPPMEPYVPRSAPETAFLTGDDAVTSTAEEASRVHVSLAKRSDSPNSFLDQESRQREEEEPVYCTTPTYGRLRPISMPVECSWGGDYEDPAKLHRESHRDATLMRYAGSTGVDERPVVVADYASHTARPGKRTNDTAKRAKRRSHHSQSPSHYILQANQRQSPPRDPASIYHTYQQASSLQTKTRKKYKGRSLAGLSRRRVSCKALGRGDCEGWLWRKRDAKGYFSQKWKKYWFVLKDNCLYWYINEEDEKAEGFVSLPEFKIDRASECRKKYAFKACHPKIKSFFFAADGVDDMNRWLSRLNMAAVGYAERERIRQDQDYWSESEHEDDAPSSPKQDSPPPPYDTYPRPPSMSTYTEGRTTRLSSTETSRSRSSQEDFLCAETSSAEPQYHPCPLGGGTLHSGRRPGGSNSSDATYRCDPLEYRSSPAGGSSETGSPGRSSSSQRRSWQDLIETPLTEAGLHYLQTGPLEDAVFAEPFPSTPTAMSTGGVYTLPAPRSVPLPAATQRLLPTPEGGGKHRSYTLPRDSNIHTLLAAPVGEERRPHGGEQRDTYDENTQMTNCGVSSGGSEGASLGDLFRACEQGGVSPLGREAEARGQSEFRQSFLRRTADPQLNDRLHRLRILNSTLKDREGELVLIDRLLARPQLSSVEFQEWKRAYRELFSMTPDEIEIEPESDVEPGTPTTPSLAHTHSYIETHV, translated from the exons ATGGCGCTGGTGATGGAGCCGGTCAGCAAGTGGACGGCAAGCCAGGTGGTGGACTGGATGAAAG GCTTGGACGACTGCCTGCAGCAGTACGTGTGCGTGTTCGAGCGTGGCGGCGTGTGCGGCGAGCGGCTGCTGCGGATCAGCCATGCCGAGCTGGAGGACTTGGGGGTATCCCGCATTGGGCACCAGGAGCTCATCTTGGAGGCTGTTGACCTGCTCTGCGCACTG AACTCGGGCCTGGAAACAGAGAGCGTCAGGACACTGGCCCACAAGCTGGGCGCCTCAGCCAAAAACCTCCAGAACTTCATTTCTGGCCGGCGCCGAAGCAGCCAATCAGAGAGCAGGACATCGAGAAGGCTCCCCAACGACTTGCTGACTTCCGTGGTGGACCTCATCACCGCCGCCAAGAGCCTTCTGGCCTGGTTGGACAG GTCTCCTTTCGCTACGGTGGCGGATTACTCGGTAACACGGAATAATGTCATCCAGCTTTGCTTGGAGCTCACCACCATCGTGCAGCAG GACTGTACGGTGTTCGAGACGGAGAATAAAATCCTGCACGTG TGCAAGACTCTATCCGAAGTTTGCGAGCACATTGTTTGCGTCTCATCAGACCCGGTGGTCTCTCAGTCGGCCCACCTGGAACTGGTCCACCTCTCCAACGTCAAAGCATCCGACGGCCTG GGAATGTACATCAAGTCGACCTACGACGGCCTCCACGTCATCACCGGGACGACGGAAGGG TCTCCGGCCGACCGCTGTAAGAAAATACACGCGGGAGATGAAGTCATTCAAGTCAATCACCAGACTGTg GTGGGCTGGCAACTCCGCAACCTGGTGGGCTCTCTTCGAGCCGACAAGGGCGTGGTGTCCCTAACGCTGAAGAAACGCCCGCAAAGCACCCTCAGCTCGGCGCCGGCCCTCCTCAAGAACATGCGCTGGAAGCCGCTAGCCCTTCAG CCGACCAGAAGCCCAGGCAGCGGTTCAGCCACGCCATCAGGCACCCCCACCAAGACCTCTGCCCTTCAAGACCTTTATATTCCACCTCCACCCATGGAGCCCTATGTGCCAAGGTCAGCCCCAGAAACAGCGTTCCTTACCGG GGACGATGCGGTCACCTCGACTGCGGAAGAGGCATCCCGCGTACATGTCAGCTTGGCTAAGCGATCCGACTCGCCTAATTCCTTCCTGGATCAAGAATCCCGGCaacgggaggaggaggagcctgtTTACTGCACCACGCCGACATACG GCAGGCTAAGGCCTATCTCCATGCCGGTGGAGTGCAGTTGGGGGGGCGACTACGAAGACCCCGCTAAACTTCATCGGGAAAGCCATAGAG ACGCTACGCTAATGCGCTACGCCGGCTCGACGGGCGTAGACGAGCGCCCCGTGGTCGTCGCCGACTACGCCTCACACACGGCGCGTCCGGGAAAGCGAACAAACGACACGGCCAAACGGGCTAAAAGACGTAGCCACCATAGCCAAAGCCCCTCCCACTACATTCTCCAAGCTAATCAGAGACAGTCGCCACCAAGAGACCCCGCCTCCATTTACCac ACATATCAACAGGCCTCTTCCCTACAGACCAAGACGCGTAAGAAATACAAAG GACGAAGTTTAGCGGGTTTGAGCCGACGTCGAGTTTCCTGCAAGGCGCTAGGTCGAGGCGATTGCGAAGGCTGGCTTTGGCGCAAAAGGGACGCCAAAGGCTACTTTTCTCAAAAATGGAAGAAGTACTGGTTCGTTCTCAAGGACAACTGCCTGTATTGGTACATCAACGAAGAG GATGAAAAAGCAGAGGGCTTCGTCAGCCTTCCCGAGTTTAAAATCGACCGTGCTAGCGAATGCCGAAAAAAATA TGCTTTTAAAGCATGTCACCCCAAAATCAAGAGTTTCTTTTTTGCGGCGGATGGCGTGGATGACATGAACAG atgGCTGAGTCGCCTCAACATGGCCGCCGTGGGCTACGCAGAGCGGGAGAGGATTCGTCAAGACCAAG ATTACTGGAGCGAAAGCGAGCATGAAGACGACGCCCCCTCCAGTCCTAAACAAGATAGCCCCCCACCTCCCTATGATACGTACCCGCGCCCCCCGTCG ATGAGCACTTACACGGAAGGCCGAACGACACGACTGTCCTCCACCGAGACGTCTCGATCCCGTTCCTCACAGGAAGATTTCCTTTGCGCCGAAACGTCTTCCGCCGAGCCGCAGTACCACCCCTGCCCCCTAGGTGGCGGCACCTTGCACAGCGGGAGGAGACCGGGAGGAAGCAACAGCAGCGACGCGACATACCGATGCGACCCGTTGGAg TACCGCTCCAGTCCAGCAGGAGGCAGCAGCGAAACAGGCTCACCGGGACGCTCGTCTTCATCCCAGAGACGCTCTTGGCAGGACTTGATCGAAACGCCATTGACGGAAGCTGGGTTGCACTATTTGCAAACGGGACCGCTCG aaGACGCCGTCTTCGCCGAGCCTTTTCCATCCACCCCCACGGCCATGTCGACTGGCGGCGTCTACACGCTCCCCGCTCCGAGAAGCGTCCCGTTGCCCGCCGCTACGCAACGTCTCCTACCTACGCCGGAAGGAGGCGGGAAACACCGCAGCTACACGTTGCCACGCGATAGCAACATCCACACGCTACTGGCGGCGCCCGTCGGGGAGGAACGGCGTCCACATGGCGGTGAGCAAAGGGACACGTATGATGAGAATACACAAATGACCAATTGCGGTGTGTCCTCAGGGGGTAGTGAAGGCGCGTCCCTGGGCGACCTGTTCCGGGCGTGCGAGCAAGGCGGCGTGAGTCCGTTGGGCCGGGAAGCGGAAGCCAGAGGGCAGTCCGAGTTCAGGCAGTCCTTTCTGAGGCGGACCGCCGATCCGCAGCTCAATGATCGGCTACACCGCCTGCGCATTCTTAACTCCACCTTGAAG GACAGAGAGGGGGAGCTAGTGCTGATTGACAGGCTCTTGGCCCGCCCACAACTGTCTTCTGTGGAGTTCCAGGAATGGAAACGAGCTTATCGGGAGCTTTTCTCCATGACGCCAGACGAGATCGAGATCGAACCCGAGTCTGACGTCGAGCCGGGGACGCCCACCACGCCCTCGTTAGCTCATACGCACTCTTATATCGAGACGCACGtctaa